The following coding sequences lie in one Nitratireductor mangrovi genomic window:
- a CDS encoding alpha/beta fold hydrolase, which produces MSVLVRNNVVQSGSGSRPMMFAHGFGCDQNMWRFVAPHFEQDFRVILFDHVGAGRSDLSAYDRAKYADLTGYAADIVEICRELDLRDVIFVGHSVSAMIGMLAAIEVPGLFGGMVFVGPSPRYIDDAGYSGGFTEAQIDELLEFLDDNHMGWSAAMGPVIMGNADRPELAEELVNSFCRTDPEIAKQFARVTFMSDNREDLPKLRVPTLVLQCKEDVIAGQQVGEYVHRALPDSRLVILDATGHCPNLSAPKEVVAAIKAFV; this is translated from the coding sequence ATGTCAGTCCTGGTACGCAACAATGTCGTGCAGTCCGGCTCGGGGAGTCGGCCGATGATGTTCGCGCACGGGTTTGGCTGCGACCAGAACATGTGGCGCTTCGTGGCGCCGCATTTCGAGCAAGACTTCCGGGTCATCCTGTTTGACCATGTCGGCGCAGGCCGGTCGGACCTTTCCGCCTATGACCGGGCAAAATATGCCGACCTCACTGGCTACGCGGCCGACATCGTCGAAATTTGCCGGGAACTGGACCTGCGCGACGTAATCTTCGTCGGCCACTCCGTGAGCGCGATGATCGGCATGCTCGCTGCGATCGAGGTGCCCGGATTGTTCGGCGGCATGGTTTTCGTCGGTCCCTCCCCACGCTACATCGACGATGCCGGCTATTCGGGCGGTTTCACCGAGGCCCAGATCGATGAACTGCTGGAGTTTCTCGACGACAATCACATGGGCTGGTCGGCGGCAATGGGGCCGGTCATCATGGGCAACGCCGACAGGCCTGAACTGGCCGAGGAACTGGTCAACAGCTTTTGCCGCACCGATCCGGAAATCGCCAAGCAGTTCGCTCGCGTGACCTTCATGTCGGACAATCGCGAAGACTTGCCGAAGTTGCGCGTGCCGACTCTTGTGCTGCAGTGCAAGGAGGATGTCATCGCAGGCCAGCAGGTCGGCGAATATGTTCATCGTGCCCTGCCGGACAGTCGTCTCGTCATCCTCGACGCGACCGGCCATTGTCCCAACCTCAGCGCCCCGAAAGAGGTCGTCGCGGCGATCAAGGCGTTTGTCTGA
- a CDS encoding GNAT family N-acetyltransferase, with the protein MVVDIRPLTFDLWPVLEDLFGKQGACYGCWCTHFRLPPAARRENNRESNKAHFMKRVEDGPPPGLMALDGGVGIGWMQVGPRADVPEWNNAGRVSAPLDDAERDDGAVWAVSCFFIRSKARGAGLTHRLLAAGIAHARENGARLLDACPMTESKSARSIGLFVGSTRVFEKAGFEAVAERKPGRPLMRLAL; encoded by the coding sequence ATGGTTGTGGATATCAGGCCGCTTACATTCGATCTTTGGCCGGTGCTCGAGGACCTCTTCGGGAAGCAGGGGGCCTGCTACGGGTGCTGGTGCACACATTTCCGGCTGCCGCCGGCCGCGCGGCGCGAAAACAACCGCGAAAGCAACAAGGCACATTTCATGAAACGGGTCGAGGACGGCCCGCCGCCGGGGCTGATGGCGCTCGATGGCGGGGTCGGCATCGGCTGGATGCAGGTCGGGCCGCGTGCCGATGTACCCGAATGGAACAATGCCGGCCGCGTCTCGGCGCCGCTCGACGACGCGGAGCGCGACGACGGCGCCGTCTGGGCGGTGTCGTGCTTCTTCATCCGCAGCAAGGCGCGCGGCGCCGGCTTGACCCACCGGCTGCTGGCCGCCGGGATCGCGCATGCGCGCGAAAACGGCGCGCGCCTCCTCGACGCCTGTCCGATGACGGAATCCAAAAGCGCCCGCTCGATCGGCCTGTTCGTCGGCTCGACCCGGGTGTTCGAAAAGGCGGGGTTCGAGGCGGTGGCGGAACGCAAGCCGGGCCGGCCGCTGATGCGGCTGGCGTTGTGA
- a CDS encoding PAS domain-containing sensor histidine kinase, which yields MEDLQDLYENAPCGYLSIGHDGRIVRANATLAAWLGYSTEEILARSFIDLLNVPGRIFYETHFAPLLRMQGFFEEVALDLVTKRDQRVAVLASAVEKRDDEGNLLFTRVTLLKAEERRRYERELVNAKAAAEAARNELAELNASLTARVEKEVDERLRIMRGLTDERETARLREQFLAILGHDLRNPLASIKSGLQMLSRDAQSERARSIIYLMSESSDRMAALIDDLLDLARIRLGGGFKVEPRSVEVAPILEQVVGELRTAHPDKAFETRLDLPQPVFCDAPRIGQLASNLLGNAVVHGAADEPIFLEAAIHDGWLSISVANKGSPIPEKVRKRLFRPFFRGEVRPSQQGLGLGLYISSEIAKAHGGTLRLTSGETETRFTLRMPVAPEARRFDRSKSQSARPDE from the coding sequence ATGGAAGACCTGCAGGATCTCTATGAGAACGCCCCGTGCGGCTACCTCTCTATTGGGCACGATGGCCGGATCGTCAGGGCCAATGCGACGCTGGCTGCCTGGCTGGGTTACTCGACGGAGGAAATCCTCGCCCGGAGTTTCATCGATCTGCTGAACGTTCCAGGACGCATCTTCTACGAGACCCACTTCGCACCGCTTCTGAGGATGCAGGGCTTTTTCGAAGAGGTTGCCCTTGATCTGGTGACCAAGCGCGATCAGCGGGTCGCGGTTCTCGCCAGTGCGGTCGAGAAGCGGGACGACGAGGGCAACCTGCTGTTTACGCGCGTCACCCTGCTCAAGGCGGAGGAACGGCGCCGCTACGAGCGTGAACTTGTCAACGCGAAAGCCGCGGCCGAGGCTGCTCGCAACGAATTGGCCGAACTCAACGCATCACTGACGGCGCGTGTCGAGAAGGAGGTGGACGAGCGGTTGCGGATCATGCGCGGGCTGACCGACGAACGCGAGACGGCCAGGCTGCGCGAGCAGTTCCTGGCAATTCTGGGCCATGACCTGCGAAATCCCCTGGCGTCCATCAAGAGCGGCCTGCAGATGCTGTCCCGGGATGCGCAAAGTGAACGCGCCCGGTCGATCATCTACTTGATGTCAGAGAGCAGCGACCGGATGGCCGCCCTGATCGACGATCTTCTTGATCTCGCGCGCATCCGTCTCGGCGGCGGCTTCAAGGTCGAACCTCGATCGGTTGAGGTCGCGCCGATACTGGAACAGGTGGTCGGCGAGTTGCGCACGGCCCATCCGGACAAGGCTTTCGAGACGCGGCTCGATCTTCCACAGCCGGTTTTCTGCGACGCCCCGCGTATCGGCCAGTTGGCCTCCAACCTGTTGGGAAACGCGGTTGTTCATGGCGCGGCCGACGAACCGATTTTCCTGGAAGCGGCGATTCACGACGGCTGGCTGTCGATCTCTGTTGCCAACAAGGGATCGCCCATCCCGGAAAAGGTGAGAAAACGTCTGTTCCGGCCGTTCTTTCGCGGCGAGGTCCGGCCAAGCCAGCAGGGACTTGGATTGGGCCTCTACATCAGCAGCGAGATCGCCAAGGCTCACGGAGGCACCTTGCGGCTCACGTCGGGGGAAACGGAAACGCGCTTCACGCTGCGGATGCCGGTGGCCCCTGAGGCAAGAAGGTTCGACCGCTCGAAGTCGCAATCGGCCCGCCCGGACGAGTAA
- a CDS encoding response regulator — MPKTVMIVEDNELNMKLFRDLIEASGYRTVRTRNGLEALDLAREHRPDLILMDIQLPEVSGLEVTKWLKEDDDLHSIPVIAVTAFAMKGDEERIRQGGCEAYISKPISVAKFIETIKSYLGDA, encoded by the coding sequence ATGCCGAAGACAGTGATGATCGTGGAAGACAACGAGCTCAACATGAAGCTCTTCCGCGACCTGATCGAGGCGAGCGGCTACCGGACGGTGCGCACGCGAAACGGCCTCGAAGCGCTCGACCTGGCGCGCGAGCACCGGCCGGACCTGATCCTGATGGACATCCAGTTGCCCGAGGTCTCCGGGCTCGAAGTGACCAAATGGCTCAAGGAAGACGACGATCTCCATTCCATTCCGGTCATCGCCGTGACCGCCTTTGCCATGAAGGGCGACGAGGAACGCATCCGCCAGGGCGGCTGCGAGGCCTACATCTCCAAGCCGATCTCCGTCGCAAAGTTCATCGAGACCATCAAGTCCTACCTGGGCGACGCCTGA
- the dnaE gene encoding DNA polymerase III subunit alpha yields the protein MASERLPRDPLLREAMQAAAAPAAPARPFIHLRVHSAYSLLEGALPLAKIVGHAVRDTAPAIAVADTNNLFGALEFAQKAVKDGVQPIIACQLDTLFEGEEATGSRSSRDNRPDLAALVLIAADEQGYANLVRLVSRAYLDTPAGAPVHVTASWIAEHAAGVICLSGGPGGPVGRALAADHAPLAEQRILKLKEIFGDRLYVELQRYDGYDRAVEAATVELAYRHELPLVATNEAFFPTRDDYEAHDALIAIAEGTVIAVDERRKLTPDHHLKSQAEMAALFADLPEAIDNTVEIALRCSYFPKNRAPILPRFTAGSADDAEVAEKAEADELKRQAREGLAHRLETLGLSAGYGEDDYRQRLEHELAIIERMKYPGYFLIVADFIKWAKAHDIPVGPGRGSGAGSLVAYALTITDVDPLRFSLLFERFLNPDRVSMPDFDIDFCQDRRDEVIRYVQEKYGRDQVAQIITFGTLQARAVLRDVGRVLQMPYGLVDRLTKLVPANPANPVKLADAIAAEPRFAEETEKEPIVEQLLEIAQKLEGLYRHASTHAAGIVIGDRPLSELVPMYRDPRSDMPVTQFNMKKVEDAGLVKFDFLGLKTLTVLETGVKLIRRKGIDVDLAKIPLADPDTYAMLSRGETVGIFQVESAGMRKALIGMKPDCIEDIIALVALYRPGPMENIPTYNARKHGEEEMVSIHPKIDHLVKETQGVIVYQEQVMQIAQELAGYTLGEADLLRRAMGKKIRAEMDKQRERFVTGAVERGVAKGQADFIFDLLAKFADYGFNKSHAAAYAIVSYQTAWMKAHHPVEFIAASMTLDMANTDKLADFRQDAIRLGIDVVAPSVMTSHRDFEVGENRIFYSLAAIKGVGDAAVEHIVERRNEKPFASLEDFCERVDPRIVGKRVLESLVQAGALDCFGRDRAAMFAGVELMMGLAQRAAENAISGQADIFGGALAGAPEPLRLPAVDPWLPAERLHREFQAVGFYLSAHPLDEYRAALEKMRVQNWAEFSAAVKRGASAGRLAGTVTSKQERKTRTGNKMGVVNFSDTTGQFEAVLFSETLAQYRDLLEAGTSVVITVAAEDRPEGINLRIQTVQSLEDEASRLQKALRIYLRDSAPVSALANQLGQRGEGEVSLILIKAGGAGEVEIALADRYRISPQIASALRAVPGVVEVELV from the coding sequence ATGGCCTCCGAACGACTTCCCCGCGATCCGCTGTTGCGCGAGGCCATGCAGGCGGCGGCCGCGCCGGCGGCCCCTGCCCGGCCCTTCATCCATCTGCGCGTCCATTCGGCTTATTCGCTGCTCGAAGGCGCGCTGCCGCTGGCGAAGATCGTCGGTCACGCGGTCAGGGACACGGCACCGGCGATCGCCGTCGCCGACACCAACAACCTGTTCGGGGCGCTGGAATTTGCCCAGAAGGCGGTCAAGGACGGTGTCCAGCCGATCATCGCCTGCCAGCTCGACACGCTGTTCGAGGGTGAGGAGGCGACCGGCTCGCGTTCTTCGCGCGACAACCGCCCCGACCTCGCCGCTCTTGTGCTGATCGCCGCCGACGAGCAGGGCTACGCCAATCTGGTACGGCTGGTGAGCCGGGCCTATCTCGACACGCCGGCCGGCGCGCCGGTCCACGTGACGGCCTCCTGGATCGCGGAGCATGCCGCAGGCGTCATCTGCCTTTCCGGCGGCCCCGGCGGCCCGGTCGGACGGGCGCTGGCCGCCGACCACGCGCCGCTCGCCGAGCAGCGAATTTTGAAACTCAAGGAGATCTTCGGCGACCGGCTTTACGTCGAGCTGCAGCGCTATGACGGCTACGACCGCGCTGTCGAAGCGGCGACCGTCGAACTGGCTTACCGTCACGAACTGCCGCTGGTCGCCACCAACGAAGCGTTTTTCCCGACCCGCGACGACTACGAGGCCCATGACGCGCTGATCGCCATCGCCGAGGGCACGGTGATCGCCGTCGACGAGCGTCGCAAGCTCACCCCCGACCACCACCTGAAAAGCCAGGCCGAGATGGCAGCGCTCTTCGCCGACCTGCCGGAGGCGATCGACAATACGGTCGAGATCGCGCTGCGCTGCTCCTACTTTCCGAAGAACCGCGCCCCGATCCTGCCGCGTTTCACCGCCGGCTCCGCCGACGACGCCGAGGTTGCCGAGAAGGCCGAGGCCGACGAGCTCAAGCGCCAGGCGCGCGAAGGCCTCGCGCATCGCCTTGAAACGCTGGGGCTCAGCGCCGGCTACGGCGAGGACGACTACCGCCAGCGTCTGGAACACGAGCTCGCCATCATCGAGCGCATGAAATATCCGGGCTACTTCCTGATCGTCGCCGACTTCATCAAATGGGCCAAGGCGCACGACATTCCGGTCGGGCCCGGTCGCGGCTCGGGCGCGGGCTCGCTGGTCGCCTATGCGCTCACCATCACCGACGTCGACCCGCTGCGCTTCTCGCTGCTGTTCGAGCGCTTCCTCAACCCCGACCGCGTCTCGATGCCCGACTTCGACATCGACTTCTGCCAGGACCGGCGCGACGAGGTGATCCGCTACGTCCAGGAAAAATACGGCCGCGACCAGGTCGCGCAGATCATCACCTTCGGAACGCTGCAGGCGCGCGCCGTGCTGCGCGATGTCGGCCGCGTGCTTCAGATGCCGTACGGGCTGGTCGACAGGCTGACAAAGCTGGTGCCGGCCAATCCCGCCAACCCGGTCAAGCTCGCCGACGCGATCGCCGCCGAGCCGCGCTTTGCCGAGGAGACGGAGAAGGAGCCGATCGTCGAGCAGCTTCTGGAGATCGCCCAGAAGCTCGAGGGGCTCTACCGCCACGCCTCCACCCACGCCGCCGGCATCGTCATCGGCGACCGACCGCTGTCGGAACTGGTGCCGATGTACCGCGACCCGCGCTCCGACATGCCGGTCACCCAGTTCAACATGAAAAAGGTCGAGGACGCCGGGCTGGTCAAGTTCGACTTCCTCGGCCTGAAGACGCTGACGGTGCTGGAGACCGGCGTAAAACTCATCCGCCGCAAGGGCATCGACGTCGACCTCGCCAAGATCCCGCTCGCCGATCCGGACACCTACGCCATGCTGTCGCGCGGCGAGACGGTCGGCATCTTCCAGGTGGAATCGGCCGGCATGCGCAAGGCGCTGATCGGCATGAAGCCCGACTGCATCGAGGACATCATCGCGCTGGTCGCGCTTTATCGGCCGGGCCCGATGGAGAACATCCCCACCTACAACGCCCGCAAGCACGGCGAGGAGGAGATGGTCTCGATCCATCCCAAGATCGACCATCTGGTGAAGGAGACGCAAGGCGTCATCGTCTACCAGGAGCAGGTGATGCAGATCGCCCAGGAGCTTGCCGGCTACACGCTCGGCGAAGCCGACCTGCTGCGCCGCGCCATGGGCAAGAAGATCCGCGCCGAAATGGACAAGCAGCGCGAGCGCTTCGTCACCGGCGCGGTCGAGCGAGGCGTGGCCAAGGGCCAGGCCGATTTCATCTTCGACCTTCTGGCCAAGTTCGCCGACTACGGCTTCAACAAGTCGCACGCCGCCGCCTACGCCATCGTCTCCTACCAGACCGCCTGGATGAAGGCGCATCACCCGGTCGAGTTCATCGCCGCATCGATGACGCTCGACATGGCGAACACCGACAAGCTGGCCGACTTCCGCCAGGACGCGATCCGCCTCGGAATCGACGTGGTGGCTCCCTCCGTCATGACCTCGCATCGCGATTTCGAGGTCGGCGAAAACCGCATCTTCTATTCGCTGGCCGCCATCAAGGGCGTCGGCGACGCCGCCGTCGAGCACATCGTCGAACGGCGCAACGAAAAGCCGTTCGCGAGCCTTGAGGATTTCTGCGAGCGTGTCGACCCGCGCATCGTCGGCAAGCGGGTGCTGGAAAGCCTCGTCCAGGCCGGCGCGCTCGACTGCTTCGGCCGCGACCGCGCCGCGATGTTCGCCGGCGTCGAGCTGATGATGGGGCTCGCCCAGCGCGCGGCCGAGAACGCGATCTCCGGCCAGGCCGACATCTTCGGCGGCGCGCTTGCCGGCGCGCCCGAACCGCTGCGCCTGCCGGCGGTCGATCCGTGGCTGCCGGCCGAACGGCTGCACCGCGAGTTCCAGGCCGTTGGCTTCTACCTGTCGGCCCATCCGCTCGACGAATACCGCGCCGCGCTGGAAAAGATGCGGGTCCAGAACTGGGCCGAGTTTTCCGCGGCGGTCAAGCGCGGCGCCTCGGCCGGGCGGTTGGCCGGCACGGTCACCTCGAAGCAGGAGCGCAAGACCCGCACCGGCAACAAGATGGGCGTGGTGAACTTTTCCGACACCACCGGCCAGTTCGAGGCGGTGCTTTTTTCAGAAACGCTGGCGCAATACCGCGACCTGCTCGAGGCCGGCACCTCGGTCGTCATCACGGTTGCGGCCGAGGACCGGCCGGAGGGCATCAATCTGCGCATCCAGACGGTACAGTCGCTGGAAGACGAGGCAAGCCGGCTGCAAAAGGCGCTGCGCATCTATCTGCGCGATTCCGCGCCGGTCTCGGCGCTCGCCAACCAGCTCGGCCAGCGCGGCGAAGGCGAGGTCTCGCTGATCCTGATCAAGGCGGGCGGCGCCGGCGAGGTCGAGATCGCGCTTGCCGACCGCTACCGCATCTCGCCGCAGATCGCCTCTGCCCTGCGCGCCGTGCCCGGCGTGGTCGAGGTCGAACTGGTGTAA
- a CDS encoding Rrf2 family transcriptional regulator produces MKRDSRLSGVLHVLLHMAEMERPVTSEMLAKAMGTNPVVVRRIMAGLREAGYVRSERGHGGGWRLARDLGEITLRDVYAALGEPVLLAIGNRSETPSCLVEQAVNAALGEAFRDAEALLLERLGGVTLARLAADFRDRMAARGGRHDLETAHAS; encoded by the coding sequence ATGAAACGAGACAGCCGACTTTCTGGCGTGCTTCATGTCCTGCTGCACATGGCGGAGATGGAGCGGCCGGTGACCTCCGAGATGCTTGCGAAGGCGATGGGCACCAATCCGGTCGTGGTTCGCCGCATCATGGCGGGCCTGCGCGAGGCCGGTTATGTCCGTTCGGAGCGCGGGCATGGTGGCGGCTGGCGCCTGGCCCGCGATCTGGGCGAAATCACCTTGCGCGACGTCTATGCAGCATTGGGCGAGCCGGTTCTGCTCGCCATCGGCAACCGCAGCGAGACGCCCTCCTGCCTGGTCGAGCAAGCCGTCAACGCCGCGCTCGGCGAGGCGTTTCGCGACGCGGAGGCCCTGCTGCTGGAGCGCCTCGGCGGCGTCACCCTCGCCCGCCTTGCCGCCGATTTCCGCGACCGCATGGCGGCGCGCGGCGGCCGCCATGATCTGGAGACTGCCCATGCATCCTGA
- a CDS encoding class I SAM-dependent methyltransferase: MEHFSDPQAVARYAEGPPRFVPGYHHLHRMAAILMAERAPANGRVLVLGAGGGLELKAFAEAQPQWTFLGVDPAPAMLQLAEATLGEHAARATLLEGYIDDAPAGPFDAAACLLTLHFMSREERRRTAAEIRRRLKPGAPLVVAHSSFPQAKGERDRWLSRYAAFAAASGVEPDKAQAAREAVASTIDLLDPRDDEAVLREAGFSGVSLFFAAFTWRGWVAYA; encoded by the coding sequence CTGGAGCATTTTTCCGATCCGCAGGCGGTGGCACGCTATGCCGAGGGGCCGCCGCGTTTCGTCCCCGGCTATCACCATCTGCACCGCATGGCCGCCATCCTGATGGCGGAGCGCGCACCCGCAAACGGCCGCGTCCTCGTGCTCGGCGCCGGCGGCGGGTTGGAACTGAAGGCTTTTGCCGAGGCGCAGCCGCAATGGACCTTCCTCGGTGTCGACCCGGCACCAGCCATGTTGCAACTGGCCGAGGCGACGCTGGGCGAGCATGCCGCCCGCGCGACGCTGCTCGAAGGCTACATCGATGATGCACCCGCGGGGCCGTTCGATGCCGCCGCCTGTCTGTTGACGCTGCATTTCATGTCGCGCGAGGAGCGGAGGCGCACGGCAGCCGAAATCCGCCGCCGGCTGAAACCCGGCGCGCCGCTGGTGGTGGCGCATTCGAGCTTCCCGCAGGCCAAGGGCGAGCGCGACCGGTGGCTGTCGCGCTATGCCGCCTTCGCCGCCGCCTCCGGCGTCGAGCCCGACAAGGCACAGGCCGCGCGCGAGGCGGTGGCCTCCACCATCGACCTGCTCGATCCGCGCGACGACGAGGCGGTGCTGCGCGAGGCCGGGTTTTCCGGTGTCAGCCTTTTCTTCGCCGCCTTCACCTGGCGCGGCTGGGTTGCTTATGCGTGA
- a CDS encoding DNA polymerase IV, whose amino-acid sequence MFAAMRQAVNDPQAGFCRDCLTPQQRAAARRCEHCGSPRLLRHSELYRLAIAHIDCDAFYAAVEKRDRPELRDKPLIIGGGKRGVVSTACYIARINGVRSAMPMFKALEACPHAVVLPPDMEKYARVGREVRDRMTALTPLVEPISIDEAFLDLAGTEKLHGMPPALVLARFARAVEDEIGITVSVGLSYCKFLAKVASDFNKPRGFAVIGEAEALGFLAEQPVTLIWGVGKAFAATLERDGIRRIAQLQAMERGELMKRYGSMGDRLYHLSRGLDERRVHADHDAKSVSAETTFDTDLASPEDLVPVLRALSEKVSARLKKAGIAGRTVVLKLKTRDFRLRTRNRRLADPTRLADRIFSTGHELLRKETDGTRYRLIGIGVSDLSPDDKADPSDLVDVAAHKRALAEGAIDRLREKYGTKAVETGYTFGKGSRGRPQREG is encoded by the coding sequence ATGTTCGCAGCGATGAGACAAGCTGTCAACGATCCGCAAGCCGGTTTCTGCCGCGACTGCCTTACCCCGCAGCAGCGTGCGGCGGCGCGGCGCTGCGAGCATTGCGGCAGCCCGCGCCTCCTGCGGCACAGCGAGCTCTACCGGCTCGCGATCGCCCATATCGACTGCGACGCCTTTTATGCCGCGGTCGAAAAGCGTGACCGGCCGGAACTGCGCGACAAGCCGCTGATCATCGGCGGCGGCAAGCGCGGCGTGGTGTCGACCGCCTGCTATATCGCCCGAATCAACGGCGTGCGCTCGGCGATGCCGATGTTCAAGGCGCTGGAAGCCTGTCCCCACGCCGTGGTGCTGCCGCCCGACATGGAAAAATACGCCCGCGTCGGCCGCGAGGTCCGCGACAGGATGACGGCGCTCACGCCGCTGGTCGAGCCGATCTCGATCGACGAGGCCTTCCTCGATCTCGCCGGCACCGAGAAGCTGCATGGCATGCCGCCGGCGCTGGTGCTGGCGCGGTTCGCGCGCGCCGTCGAGGACGAGATCGGCATCACCGTCTCCGTCGGGCTTTCCTATTGCAAGTTCCTCGCCAAGGTCGCCTCCGATTTCAACAAGCCGCGCGGCTTTGCCGTCATCGGCGAAGCCGAGGCGCTCGGATTCCTGGCCGAGCAGCCGGTGACCCTGATCTGGGGCGTCGGCAAGGCCTTCGCGGCGACGCTGGAGCGCGACGGCATCCGCCGCATCGCGCAGTTGCAGGCGATGGAGCGCGGCGAACTGATGAAGCGCTACGGCTCGATGGGTGACCGGCTCTACCACCTGTCGCGCGGCCTCGACGAACGCCGCGTCCATGCCGACCACGACGCCAAGAGTGTTTCGGCCGAAACCACCTTCGACACCGACCTCGCCTCGCCCGAGGATCTGGTGCCGGTGCTGCGCGCCTTGTCGGAAAAGGTCTCGGCGCGGCTGAAGAAGGCCGGCATTGCCGGGCGCACCGTGGTGCTGAAGCTGAAGACGCGCGACTTCAGGCTGCGCACCCGCAACCGGCGGCTGGCCGATCCGACGCGGCTTGCCGACCGCATCTTTTCAACCGGTCACGAGCTGTTGCGCAAGGAGACCGACGGCACGCGCTACCGGCTGATCGGCATCGGTGTGTCGGACCTTTCGCCGGACGACAAGGCCGATCCCTCCGACCTCGTCGACGTCGCCGCCCACAAGCGGGCGCTGGCCGAAGGCGCCATCGACCGCCTGCGCGAAAAATACGGCACCAAGGCCGTGGAGACCGGCTACACCTTCGGCAAGGGCAGCCGCGGCCGCCCGCAGCGCGAGGGCTGA
- a CDS encoding DUF3572 domain-containing protein → MGGQSGKGSEQAETLAIRALGFVAADPVLLPRFLAITGIEASDIRQAAAEPGFLAGVLDFILAHEPTLEAFCAETGIEPAAVGRAKQHLPGGDGRYERST, encoded by the coding sequence ATGGGCGGACAATCGGGCAAGGGCAGCGAACAGGCCGAGACGCTGGCGATCCGCGCGCTCGGATTCGTCGCCGCCGACCCGGTGCTGTTGCCGCGTTTCCTCGCCATCACCGGCATCGAGGCGAGCGACATCCGCCAGGCCGCCGCCGAACCGGGGTTCCTTGCCGGCGTGCTCGACTTCATCCTGGCGCACGAACCGACGCTCGAGGCCTTTTGCGCCGAAACCGGCATAGAACCGGCCGCCGTCGGCCGGGCCAAGCAGCACCTGCCCGGCGGCGACGGCCGCTACGAGCGCTCGACATGA
- a CDS encoding PleD family two-component system response regulator produces MTARILVVDDIPASLKLLQARLEAEYFEVVTATAGAEAVEVCENGRVDVVLLDIMMPEMDGFEVCRRLKENPQTAHIPVVMVTALDQVTDRIRGLEAGADDFLTKPVNDLQLLTRVKSLVRLKMLSDELRLRAATTRNIGIETLLAGRIVTSEDSPAVVLVDDNEASSKIVLESMDGFCVPVVETDPQAAFFRIAEGGYDCAIVSTGLRDFDPLRLCSQLRSLDRTRFLPIVLIAEKGEDERITRALELGVNDYLIRPLDRQELIARLRTQIRRKRYNDQLRASVTQTIEMAVTDGLTGLHNRRYLDSHLDTLVKRAQSRGRPLSVMITDLDRFKAVNDTYGHDGGDDVLRDFADRLRKNVRGIDLACRFGGEEFVVVMPDTDGETAALIAERVREGIEEAAFAIGADQVPVKLTVSIGLAALGGAGDSADKLMKRADMALYEAKDGGRNRVVARAA; encoded by the coding sequence ATGACCGCACGCATCCTCGTCGTCGACGACATTCCGGCCAGCCTGAAGCTGCTGCAGGCGCGGCTGGAAGCCGAATATTTCGAGGTGGTCACCGCGACCGCCGGCGCCGAGGCGGTGGAGGTCTGCGAAAACGGCCGCGTCGACGTGGTGCTGCTCGACATCATGATGCCGGAGATGGACGGCTTCGAGGTCTGCCGGCGGCTGAAGGAGAACCCGCAGACCGCGCATATTCCGGTGGTGATGGTCACTGCGCTCGACCAGGTCACCGACCGCATTCGCGGGCTCGAGGCCGGCGCCGATGACTTCCTCACCAAGCCGGTGAACGATCTTCAGCTGCTCACCCGGGTCAAGAGCCTTGTGCGGCTCAAGATGCTGTCGGACGAACTGCGACTGCGCGCCGCGACCACCCGTAACATCGGCATCGAGACGCTGCTTGCCGGCCGCATCGTGACCAGCGAGGACAGCCCCGCCGTCGTTCTGGTCGATGACAACGAAGCCAGTTCGAAAATCGTGCTGGAGAGCATGGACGGGTTTTGCGTACCCGTTGTGGAGACCGATCCACAGGCCGCCTTCTTCCGCATCGCCGAAGGCGGCTATGACTGCGCGATCGTTTCGACCGGCCTGCGCGACTTCGATCCCTTGCGGCTCTGCTCGCAGCTTCGCTCGCTGGATCGCACGCGCTTCCTGCCGATCGTCCTGATCGCGGAGAAGGGAGAGGACGAGCGCATCACCCGCGCCCTCGAGCTTGGCGTCAACGACTACCTCATCCGCCCGCTGGACCGGCAGGAACTGATTGCCCGGCTCAGGACCCAGATCCGCCGCAAGCGCTACAACGACCAGCTCAGGGCGAGCGTCACCCAGACCATCGAGATGGCGGTCACTGACGGGCTGACCGGCCTGCACAACCGGCGTTACCTCGACAGCCATCTCGACACGCTGGTCAAGCGCGCCCAGTCGCGCGGGCGGCCGCTTTCGGTGATGATCACCGACCTCGACCGCTTCAAGGCCGTCAACGATACCTATGGCCATGATGGCGGCGACGATGTGCTGCGCGACTTCGCCGACCGGCTGCGCAAGAACGTGCGTGGCATCGACCTGGCCTGCCGCTTCGGCGGCGAGGAATTCGTCGTCGTGATGCCCGACACCGACGGCGAGACGGCCGCGCTGATCGCCGAGCGGGTGCGTGAAGGCATCGAGGAGGCCGCCTTCGCGATCGGCGCCGACCAGGTGCCGGTAAAGCTGACCGTCAGCATCGGACTGGCCGCGCTCGGCGGGGCTGGCGACAGCGCGGATAAGCTGATGAAGCGGGCCGACATGGCGCTCTACGAGGCCAAGGATGGCGGCCGCAACCGGGTCGTTGCCAGAGCCGCGTGA